The Henckelia pumila isolate YLH828 chromosome 2, ASM3356847v2, whole genome shotgun sequence genome includes a window with the following:
- the LOC140881148 gene encoding protein SLOW WALKER 2, producing MAARKKSENLGEAVALQSDVASFASSLGFPSSGAPSSGFNDADFRKKGPLKPRTQSPNVSYQNRPPKKNSSKVGNKDSKSYPRRKSEQSPAQNSGLNGSNLFREDDRRFKNLPKLPLVKANALGVWYNDAAELEGKVIGDNKRAEFNSAEEWNTLVEKKKELGERLLVQFTRDYDSSRGKSGDIKMLVATQRSGTAADKVSALSVMVGDNPVANLRSIDTILGMVTSKIGKRHALTAFEVLKELFISLLPDRKLKILFQRPLNHLSDTKDGYSLLLLWYWEECLKERYGRFVFALEEASRDVLDKLKNMALKTMYSLLSSKSEEERRILSSLVNKLGDPENKVASNADYHLANLLADHPNMKAVVIDEVDNFLFRPRLGLRAKYHAVNFLSQIRLSHKGDGPKAAKRLIDIYFALFKILISEASTAPPVAKQGKEDRKTSISSKMDKTKVSSDAHVEMDSRLLSALLTGVNRAFPFVSSDETDDVIEVHAPLLFQLVHSKNFNVGVQALMLLDKISSKNQIVSDRYYRALYSKLLLPSSMNSSKEEMFIGLLLRSMKNDVNMKRVAAFSKRLLQVGLQLAPQYACACLFMLSEVLRARPPLWKVVLQNETAVADEDLEHFEDVQEDDDNRVDYKPDKTDKKDSVVQTDNECLGDSDASLDEDDSVASSSEYDSLNESDDLLGKGGLEKLEKFNFTSGNEAHKVHGLNDSPTLPSGYNPHHREPTYCNADLVGWWELRVLASHVHPSVAAMARTLLSGVNIVYNGNPLNDLSLGAFLDKFMEKKPRQNTWHGASQIEPAKKLEMNHQLVGAEIISLAEADVPPEDVVFHKFYLNKMNSLKKPKKKKKKTEDDEAAEEIFVVDGDEDESENEEIDHLLDSGNPSLETEGGYDYEDLDKIANEDDDDDLIGDASDDEMNLSSDVANEEIADAEISSEDGGSDVAIGEADDGNISEESFEPKTEKRKTRKTSEVSPFASLEDYSHLIDEDDPELPPKSSSETKKRKSKKRKN from the exons ATGGCGGCTCGTAAGAAATCGGAAAACCTTGGGGAAGCAGTCGCCCTTCAATCTGATGTCGCATCATTTGCCTCATCCCTCGGCTTCCCTTCCAGCGGCGCCCCTTCCTCTGGTTTCAACGACGCTGACTTTCGCAAAAAAGGCCCACTCAAACCCCGTACTCAATCGCCCAACGTTTCCTACCAAAACAGGCCCCCGAAAAAGAATAGTAGCAAAGTTGGGAACAAAGATAGTAAATCATATCCTAGACGCAAATCCGAGCAATCTCCCGCTCAAAACAGTGGTTTAAACGGTAGTAATTTGTTTAGGGAGGACGATAGAAGATTTAAGAACCTCCCTAAGCTTCCGTTGGTGAAGGCTAATGCGTTGGGGGTGTGGTATAATGATGCTGCTGAGCTGGAGGGAAAGGTGATTGGCGATAATAAGAGAGCTGAGTTCAATAGTGCGGAGGAATGGAACACTTTGGTGGAGAAGAAGAAAGAGTTGGGGGAACGGCTGTTGGTGCAATTTACCCGAGATTATGATTCCTCCAGGGGGAAAAGTGGGGATATTAAGATGCTTGTGGCGACTCAAAGATCGGGGACTGCTGCAGATAAGGTTTCTGCCTTGTCTGTCATGGTTGGGGATAATCCTGTAGCGAATTTGAGATCAATTGATACGATTTTGG GGATGGTGACATCAAAAATTGGGAAACGGCATGCATTAACGGCCTTTGAAGTGTTGAAAGAATTATTTATTAG TTTACTACCAGATCGCAAGCTGAAGATACTATTTCAGCGGCCCCTAAATCACCTATCTGATACAAAAGATGGTTACTCTCTTTTACTTTTGTGGTATTGGGAGGAATGCTTAAAGGAAAG GTATGGGCGTTTTGTTTTTGCCCTCGAGGAAGCTTCGCGTGATGTTCTAGACAAGCTCAAGAACATGGCTCTGAAG ACCATGTATTCGTTGCTGAGCAGTAAATCAGAAGAGGAGCGCCGTATACTATCGTCATTGGTGAACAAG CTTGGAGATCCTGAGAACAAAGTTGCATCAAATGCAGATTATCACTTGGCAAATCTTTTAGCTGACCATCCAAATATGAAG GCAGTTGTGATTGACGAAGTGGATAATTTCCTTTTTCGGCCTCGTCTAGGATTACGAGCCAAATATCATGCT GTGAACTTCTTAAGTCAAATCCGGTTGAGTCACAAGGGAGATGGTCCCAAAGCTGCAAAACGGTTGATAGATATTTATTTTGCTCTCTTTAAG ATTTTGATTTCTGAGGCTAGTACAGCTCCACCTGTGGCAAAGCAGGGCAAAGAAGACAGGAAAACTTCCATATCCTCGAAAATGGATAAAACAAAAGTGTCGTCAGATGCACATGTTGAGATGGATTCACGTTTATTGTCAGCTTTATTAACG GGTGTCAATAGAGCTTTTCCTTTTGTTTCCAGTGATGAAACTGATGATGTGATCGAGGTCCATGCACCACTATTGTTTCAACTG GTTCATTCTAAAAACTTTAATGTTGGAGTTCAAGCATTGATGCTTCTCGACAAAATCTCTTCCAAAAACCAGATAGTCAGTGATCGTTATTATCGTGCCTTGTACTCAAAACTCCTGCTTCCCTCTTCAATGAATTCTTCCAAG GAGGAAATGTTTATTGGGCTTCTATTGAGGTCAATGAAGAATGATGTTAATATGAAGCGAGTCGCTGCTTTCTCAAAGCGATTGTTACAG GTTGGTCTTCAGCTGGCGCCTCAGTATGCATGTGCATGCCTTTTTATGCTCTCTGAAGTCCTTAGAGCACGCCCCCCTCTTTG GAAGGTGGTGCTCCAAAATGAAACTGCTGTTGCTGATGAAGATCTTGAGCATTTTGAGGACGTTCAAGAAGATGATGACAACCGTGTCGATTATAAACCGGATAAGACAGACAAAAAAGACTCTGTTGTGCAAACGGATAATGAATGTCTTGGTGACAGTGATGCTTCACTCGATGAAGATGATTCTGTGGCTTCTAGTTCTGAATATGACAGTTTGAATGAATCGGATGATTTGCTTGGGAAAGGTGGTCTAGAAAAACTggagaaatttaattttacgTCAGGCAATGAAGCACATAAAGTTCATGGTTTAAATGATAGTCCGACATTGCCCAGTGGGTACAACCCACATCACAGGGAACCTACTTATTG TAATGCGGATTTGGTTGGCTGGTGGGAGCTAAGGGTACTTGCCTCTCACGTGCACCCGTCAGTTGCTGCAATGGCCAGAACCCTTCTTTCTGGGGTCAATATTGTGTATAATGGCAATCCGCTCAATGACCTTTCACTTGGTGCTTTCCTGGACAAGTTCATGGAAAAGAAGCCAAGGCAAAATACATGGCATGGTGCATCGCAGATTGAACCTGCCAAGAAG CTTGAAATGAACCACCAGTTGGTTGGAGCAGAAATTATATCACTTGCTGAAGCTGATGTGCCCCCTGAGGATGTTGTTTTCCACAAGTTCTATTTGAACAAAATGAACTCCTTGAAGAaaccaaaaaagaaaaagaagaagacaGAAGATGACGAGGCTGCTGAAGAGATATTTGTTGTTGATGGAGACGAGGATGAAAGTGAAAATGAAGAGATTGACCATCTCTTGGATTCTGGAAATCCTTCTTTGGAGACGGAAGGTGGTTATGACTATGAGGATTTGGACAAAATTGCtaatgaggatgatgatgacgaCTTGATTGGGGATGCCAGTGATGACGAAATGAACTTATCTTCGGATGTTGCCAATGAAGAAATTGCGGATGCTGAAATTAGTTCCGAGGACGGTGGTAGTGATGTTGCCATTGGTGAAGCAGATGATGGGAATATCTCCGAGGAGAGCTTTGAACCAAAGACAGAGAAACGAAAAACCCGCAAAACTTCTGAAGTGTCTCCTTTCGCGAGCCTTGAAGATTATTCGCATTTGATAGACGAGGATGATCCTGAATTACCACCCAAGTCATCCTCAGAAACCAAAAAGCGCAAGTCGAAGAAGAGGAAGAACTAG
- the LOC140881664 gene encoding hexosyltransferase GAUT11-like codes for MRRRAADYRRPIRRRLSYWICALLVVFSFVGFVLFIVHHNHSDEDRAEQPVMEVNEFNDHVIHENRNFTEDISSARSYARQLGEQMNLAKAYVIIAKEHNNLHLAWELSSKIRSCQFLLSKAAMRDEPIALEEAEPTIKSLSSLILKAQDAHYDIATTIMTMKSHIQALEERANAATLQSTVFAQMAAESIPKKLHCIDIKLTADWLRNKSIQELADETRNSPRLTDINLYHFCIFSDNILAVSVVVNSTVSNAEHPKQLVFHVITNGVKYGAMQAWFLSNDFKGAAVEVQNIEDFTWLNASYSPLLKQLHDIDSQKYYFGALRDTSLEPKFRNPKYLSILNHLRFYIPEIYPQLEKVVFLDDDIVVQKDLIPLFSLDLHGNVNGAVETCLESFHRYYKYLNFSNPLISSKFDPQACGWAFGMNVFDLISWRKANATARYHHWQELNADKSLWKLGTLPPALLAFYGLTEPLDRRWHVLGLGYDMNIDSRLIETAAVIHFNGNMKPWLELSIGRYRPLWERYVNQTHPYLQECVTSL; via the exons ATGCGGCGTCGGGCAGCCGACTATCGCCGCCCGATCCGTAGGAGGTTATCGTATTGGATCTGCGCACTTCTCGTGGTATTCTCTTTTGTTGGATTTGTTTTGTTCATTGTTCATCATAACCATAGTGATGAGGATCGCGCGGAACAGCCGGTAATG GAGGTAAATGAGTTTAATGACCATGTAATTCACGAGAATCGAAATTTTACTGAAGATATATCAAGTGCCAGATCATATGCCAGACAGTTAGGAGAGCAGATGAACCTTGCCAAAGCTTATGTTATTATAGCCAAGGAACATAATAATCTTCATCTTGCTTGGGAGCTGAGTTCAAAAATAAGAAGTTGCCAATTCTTGCTCTCCAAGGCCGCAATGAGAGACGAGCCCATAGCTCTAGAGGAGGCCGAACCAACCATTAAAAGTTTATCATCCCTGATTCTTAAGGCGCAAGATGCCCATTATGATATTGCGACCACAATAATGACCATGAAGTCTCATATTCAAGCTCTGGAAGAACGTGCAAATGCCGCAACTCTCCAGAGTACTGTATTCGCACAAATGGCTGCTGAATCAATACCCAAGAAGCTTCACTGCATCGACATTAAACTCACTGCCGATTGGCTTCGGAACAAGTCGATCCAGGAGCTTGCAGATGAGACTAGGAACTCTCCTCGATTAACAGACATCAATCTTTACCACTTTTGTATATTTTCAGATAATATTCTGGCTGTTTCAGTCGTCGTTAATTCTACAGTTTCTAATGCCGAACATCCAAAGCAACTTGTATTCCATGTCATTACAAACGGAGTAAAATATGGGGCAATGCAGGCTTGGTTCCTCAGTAATGATTTCAAAGGCGCTGCAGTCGAAGTTCAAAATATTGAAGACTTTACTTGGTTGAATGCATCGTATTCTCCTCTTCTAAAACAGCTGCACGACATTGATTCACAGAAATACTACTTTGGAGCTTTGCGAGATACTAGTCTTGAGCCAAAGTTTCGTAATCCCAAGTATCTGTCTATTTTAAATCACCTTCGGTTCTATATCCCCGAGATTTATCCCCAACTGGAAAAGGTAGTATTTCTCGATGATGACATTGTGGTTCAGAAGGATTTGATTCCTCTATTTTCCTTGGATTTGCATGGAAATGTAAATGGCGCGGTTGAAACTTGTCTTGAATCTTTCCACCGCTACTACAAGTACCTCAATTTTTCGAACCCACTGATCAGCTCAAAATTTGATCCTCAAGCGTGTGGATGGGCATTTGGGATGAATGTATTTGACTTGATTTCTTGGAGAAAAGCGAACGCGACTGCAAGatatcatcattggcaggaACTAAATGCTGAcaagtcactttggaagctcGGCACACTTCCTCCTGCACTTTTGGCTTTCTATGGATTGACGGAGCCACTTGATAGGAGATGGCATGTCTTAGGACTGGGTTACGACATGAATATTGACAGCCGCTTAATTGAGACTGCTGCTGTGATTCACTTCAATGGGAACATGAAACCCTGGCTAGAGCTTAGTATAGGCAGGTATAGACCTCTGTGGGAACGGTATGTGAATCAGACTCACCCTTATCTTCAAGAATGTGTGACAAGCTTATAA